A portion of the Blastochloris tepida genome contains these proteins:
- a CDS encoding type II toxin-antitoxin system HicB family antitoxin: MSVMRHEGYEAAVEYDEDASIFHGEVLNLRDVITFQGRSVDELKQAFADSVEDYRAFCRARGEEPEKPYSGQFLVRTEPSLHRAAASAARHAGVSLNRWVTAALQRAVDSRS, encoded by the coding sequence ATGAGCGTGATGCGGCACGAAGGATATGAGGCGGCGGTCGAATACGACGAGGACGCCTCGATCTTCCACGGCGAGGTGCTGAACCTGCGCGATGTGATCACGTTTCAGGGGCGCTCGGTGGACGAGCTGAAGCAGGCGTTCGCAGATTCCGTCGAAGACTATCGGGCCTTCTGCCGGGCGCGCGGCGAGGAGCCGGAGAAGCCGTACTCCGGCCAGTTCTTGGTGCGCACCGAACCGAGCCTCCACCGCGCCGCGGCATCGGCCGCACGGCACGCCGGGGTCAGCTTGAACCGGTGGGTGACGGCGGCGCTGCAACGGGCGGTCGACTCCCGCTCATGA
- a CDS encoding exodeoxyribonuclease VII small subunit produces the protein MTAAANADVAALSFEKALDELEKIVGRLERGDVPLEESIAIYERGEALKARCGQLLAEAEARIERITLSADGKPTGTAPLDPE, from the coding sequence GTGACCGCAGCCGCCAATGCCGATGTCGCCGCCCTGTCGTTCGAGAAGGCGCTGGACGAACTGGAAAAGATCGTCGGCCGGCTGGAGCGCGGCGATGTGCCGCTGGAGGAATCGATCGCCATCTACGAGCGCGGCGAGGCGCTGAAGGCCCGCTGCGGCCAGCTGCTCGCCGAGGCCGAGGCGCGCATCGAGCGCATCACCCTCAGCGCCGACGGCAAGCCCACCGGCACCGCGCCGCTCGATCCGGAGTGA
- the dxs gene encoding 1-deoxy-D-xylulose-5-phosphate synthase: protein MSKTPLLDRIRTPADLRQLTEDQLPELARELREEMIEVVSQTGGHLGAGLGVVELTVALHYVFDTPYDKLIWDVGHQAYPHKMLTGRRDRLPTLRQGGGLSGFTKRSESAYDPFGAGHTSTSVSAALGFAVARDLKGEANNVIAVIGDGSMSGGMAYEALNNAGAMDSRLIVVLNDNDMSISPSVGAMSSYLSRLLSGKTYLSLRDIGKQLSRRFGRTIDRTITRAVEHARGFLMGGTLFEELGFYYVGPINGHDLDHILPVLKNVRDAGVGPVLLHVVTQKGKGYGPAESSADKYHGVVKFDIATGSQAKSKPAAPSYTKVFAEALIKEADRDPKIVAITAAMPSGTGLDLFAKAHPKRCFDVGIAEQHAVTFAAGMAADGMKPFCAIYSTFLQRAYDQVVHDVAIQKLPVRFAIDRAGLVGADGATHAGAFDVAYMGVLPGMVVMAPADEAELVHMVATAAAHDDGPSAVRYPRADGLGIPLPEAGMPLPIGKGRIVREGTKIALLSLGARLGECLAAAEELERYGLSTTVADARFAKPLDHELVRQLALNHEVLLTVEEGAIGGFGSFVLHALADDSLLDGSLRVRALTLPDAFQDHDTIERQYAQAGLDARSIVAKVFEVLGRDLTDAARRA, encoded by the coding sequence GTGTCGAAAACCCCTTTGCTCGATCGTATCCGCACTCCGGCCGACCTGCGTCAGTTGACCGAAGATCAACTGCCCGAGCTCGCCCGCGAACTCCGCGAGGAGATGATCGAGGTGGTCTCGCAGACCGGCGGCCATCTCGGCGCCGGGCTCGGCGTGGTCGAGCTCACCGTGGCGCTGCACTATGTGTTCGACACGCCCTACGACAAGCTGATCTGGGACGTCGGCCATCAGGCCTATCCCCACAAGATGCTGACCGGCCGGCGCGACCGGCTGCCGACGCTGCGCCAGGGCGGGGGCCTGTCCGGCTTCACCAAGCGTTCGGAGAGCGCCTACGACCCGTTCGGCGCCGGCCACACCTCGACCTCCGTGTCGGCGGCGCTCGGCTTCGCGGTGGCGCGCGACCTCAAGGGCGAGGCCAACAACGTCATCGCGGTGATCGGCGACGGCTCGATGTCCGGCGGCATGGCCTATGAAGCGCTCAACAATGCCGGCGCCATGGATTCGCGCCTGATCGTGGTGCTGAACGACAACGACATGTCGATCTCGCCCTCGGTCGGCGCCATGTCGTCCTATCTGTCGCGGCTGCTGTCGGGCAAGACCTACCTGTCGCTGCGCGACATCGGCAAGCAGCTGTCGCGCCGCTTCGGCCGCACCATCGACCGCACCATCACCCGCGCGGTGGAGCATGCCCGCGGCTTCCTGATGGGGGGCACGCTCTTCGAGGAGCTGGGCTTCTATTATGTCGGGCCGATCAACGGCCACGACCTCGACCACATCCTGCCGGTGCTGAAGAATGTGCGCGATGCCGGCGTCGGCCCGGTGCTGCTGCACGTGGTGACGCAGAAGGGCAAGGGCTACGGGCCGGCGGAATCCTCGGCCGACAAGTATCACGGCGTGGTCAAGTTCGACATCGCCACCGGCTCCCAGGCCAAGTCCAAGCCGGCCGCGCCCTCCTACACCAAGGTGTTCGCCGAGGCGCTGATCAAGGAGGCCGACCGCGATCCCAAGATCGTGGCGATCACCGCCGCCATGCCGAGCGGCACCGGGCTCGATCTGTTCGCCAAGGCGCATCCCAAGCGCTGCTTCGATGTCGGCATCGCCGAGCAGCACGCGGTGACCTTCGCCGCCGGCATGGCCGCCGACGGCATGAAGCCGTTCTGCGCCATCTATTCCACCTTCCTGCAGCGCGCCTACGATCAGGTGGTCCACGACGTCGCCATCCAGAAGCTGCCGGTGCGCTTCGCCATCGACCGCGCGGGGCTGGTCGGCGCCGACGGCGCCACCCATGCCGGCGCGTTCGACGTCGCCTATATGGGCGTGCTGCCAGGCATGGTGGTGATGGCCCCGGCCGACGAGGCCGAGCTCGTCCACATGGTCGCCACCGCCGCTGCCCATGACGACGGGCCGAGCGCGGTGCGCTATCCGCGCGCCGACGGCCTCGGCATTCCGCTGCCCGAGGCCGGGATGCCGCTTCCGATCGGCAAGGGCCGGATCGTGCGCGAGGGCACCAAGATCGCGCTGCTGTCGCTTGGCGCGCGCCTCGGCGAATGCCTCGCCGCGGCCGAGGAGCTGGAGCGCTACGGCCTCTCCACCACGGTCGCCGACGCCCGCTTCGCCAAGCCGCTCGACCACGAGCTGGTGCGCCAACTCGCCCTCAACCACGAGGTGCTGCTGACGGTCGAGGAAGGCGCAATCGGCGGCTTCGGCTCGTTCGTGCTGCACGCGCTGGCCGACGACAGCCTGCTCGACGGCTCGCTGCGGGTGCGGGCGCTGACGCTGCCCGACGCCTTCCAGGACCACGACACCATCGAGCGCCAGTACGCCCAGGCCGGGCTCGACGCCCGCAGCATCGTCGCCAAGGTGTTCGAGGTGCTGGGCCGCGACCTCACGGACGCCGCCCGCCGGGCGTGA
- a CDS encoding type II toxin-antitoxin system HicA family toxin has translation MALSATHRAPLEAVFAEPVRAGIAWRDIEALFVACGAQISEGQGSRVRVALNGVRAVFHRPHPRKDTDKGAVKSVRRFLTEAEIRP, from the coding sequence ATGGCCTTGAGTGCGACCCACCGCGCGCCCCTCGAAGCGGTGTTTGCCGAGCCGGTGCGCGCCGGGATTGCGTGGCGCGACATCGAGGCGCTGTTCGTCGCGTGCGGTGCGCAGATCAGCGAAGGGCAGGGCTCACGGGTTCGCGTCGCTCTGAACGGCGTGCGTGCGGTGTTCCACCGGCCGCATCCTCGCAAGGACACCGACAAGGGAGCGGTGAAATCGGTGCGGCGCTTTCTGACAGAAGCAGAGATCCGGCCATGA
- a CDS encoding ammonium transporter: MPTKTSILRHRLGFTAALALAGVFAAGPAFAESGDAAGHVAWILTSSVLVLFMTLPGLALFYGGLLHAKNLLSIMMQCFAICCVVSLLWVAVGYSLAFDGDGALIGGLHRMFLAGASGTFGTTPLPETAFALFQMTFAVITPALIVGAFAERVNFAFVIAFSALWLLGVYVPVAHWMWGGGWLAAMGALDFAGGIVVHTTAGVSALVLAIMVGRRRGFPHGLTPPHSPGLTMTGAGMLWVGWFGFNGGSALAADGAAASAIVATHLAASAGAMTWIVAEWMKAGKPTSIGIATGCIAGLATITPMAGFVGPAGAMLVGFAAGLVCYAATLFVKHRLEIDDSLDVFAVHGCGGMLGSILLPVFALTAFGGTGASDGKLFGMLGLQALAVLVTLVWSALATVVIAWLLGFVTPLRVGAEEEYAGLDLATHGERAYENA; the protein is encoded by the coding sequence ATGCCCACAAAAACATCAATCCTCCGTCATCGCCTTGGCTTCACCGCCGCGCTCGCGCTTGCCGGCGTCTTCGCCGCCGGGCCGGCCTTCGCCGAGTCGGGCGACGCAGCCGGCCATGTCGCCTGGATCCTCACCTCGTCGGTGCTCGTGCTGTTCATGACGCTGCCGGGGCTGGCGCTGTTCTATGGCGGGCTGCTCCACGCCAAGAACCTGCTCTCGATCATGATGCAGTGCTTCGCGATCTGCTGCGTCGTGTCGCTGCTGTGGGTGGCGGTGGGCTACAGCCTCGCCTTCGACGGCGACGGCGCGCTGATCGGTGGCCTTCACCGCATGTTCCTGGCCGGCGCCTCGGGCACCTTCGGCACCACGCCGCTGCCGGAGACCGCCTTCGCGCTGTTCCAGATGACGTTTGCCGTCATCACCCCGGCGCTGATCGTCGGCGCCTTTGCCGAGCGGGTGAACTTCGCCTTCGTCATCGCCTTCAGCGCGCTGTGGCTGCTCGGCGTCTATGTGCCGGTGGCGCACTGGATGTGGGGCGGCGGCTGGCTCGCGGCGATGGGCGCGCTCGATTTCGCCGGCGGCATCGTCGTCCACACCACGGCCGGCGTCTCGGCGCTGGTGCTGGCCATCATGGTCGGCCGCCGCCGCGGCTTCCCGCACGGCCTGACGCCGCCGCACAGCCCCGGCCTTACCATGACCGGCGCCGGCATGCTGTGGGTCGGCTGGTTCGGCTTCAATGGCGGCAGCGCGCTGGCCGCCGACGGCGCCGCGGCCTCGGCGATCGTCGCCACCCACCTCGCGGCCTCCGCCGGCGCCATGACCTGGATCGTCGCCGAATGGATGAAGGCCGGCAAGCCGACCTCGATCGGCATCGCCACCGGCTGCATCGCCGGCCTCGCCACCATCACGCCGATGGCCGGCTTCGTCGGCCCGGCTGGGGCGATGCTGGTGGGCTTCGCCGCCGGCCTCGTCTGCTACGCCGCGACGCTGTTCGTCAAACACCGCCTCGAGATCGACGATTCGCTCGACGTCTTCGCCGTGCATGGCTGCGGCGGCATGCTGGGCTCGATCCTGCTGCCGGTGTTCGCGCTCACCGCCTTCGGCGGCACCGGCGCCAGCGACGGCAAGCTGTTCGGCATGCTGGGGCTGCAGGCGCTGGCGGTGCTGGTGACGCTGGTGTGGTCGGCCTTGGCGACGGTGGTCATCGCCTGGCTGCTCGGCTTCGTCACGCCGCTGCGGGTCGGCGCCGAGGAGGAATATGCCGGCCTCGACCTCGCCACCCATGGCGAGCGCGCCTACGAGAACGCCTGA